From the genome of Kluyveromyces lactis strain NRRL Y-1140 chromosome F complete sequence:
CCGCTGGTTTGAACGGGTTGGCTGGTCCATTGCACGGACGTGCAAACCAAGAAGTCTTGGAATGGTTGTTCAAGTTGAGAGAGGAAGTTAAGGGAGATTACTCTCCAGCTACCATCGAGAAATACTTGTGGGATACTTTAAACTCTGGTCGTGTTGTTCCAGGTTATGGTCACGCCGTCTTGAGAAAGACTGATCCACGTTACACTGCTCAACGTGAATTCGCTTTGAAACATTTCCCAGATTAcgaattgttcaaattggTTTCTACCATCTACGAAGTCGCTCCAAAAGTCTTGACCAAGCACGGTAAGACCAAGAACCCATGGCCAAATGTGGACTCCCACTCTGGTGTCCTATTGCAATACTACGGTTTGACTGAAGCTTCATTCTACACAGTTCTATTCGGTGTTGCTAGAGCTTTCGGTGTCTTGCCTCAATTGATCATCGACAGAGCCGTTGGTCAACCAATCGAAAGACCAAAGTCCTTCTCCACCGAAAAGTACATCGAACTAGTTCAATCCATCAACGCTAAGAAATAGATTGTCCGCCCGACTTAATGAGATTAtgatttcatcttcaacagaataaacagaaacaaaaaaaccCACATATAAAAAACATTCACAACTTACACACTCACAATCAACCTCACCCTCACAATCACAATCACAATCatacacacacacacacacacacacacacacacacactcacacacacacacactCACCTTTATATTTCTGATcatttttctatttttaCATACCAAATTTTAACTTAAACTTATATTAAATGCGTATCTCACTCAATTCCTGTCTCTCTCTACTTAGTAAGCGTTACTAGTAAATCAGTAAGTATTATACAGTTTATAGGGACTCATGATATGACAAATTGTGACCCAAGCAAGAAAAGGATCCCCCGCCATATGTGATTACATACACCATTGGTGGTCTTGAACTTAGCCTTACAAATtgtttgataatgatacTCTACAAAGATGACAAAAAGAAGACTAATAAAATGAATAagtttgttttttttccttttggGTAAAGAACTGAGGAAATGCACAGAAACAGCCGaacctttttctttgttgtctttttttttttttaacgGCCATTCGAGCCATTGAAATTTTATGTTTAGAATTAAAGGATGTTTTTTAAGCAAAAGGATAAATAAAGGAACATTGACCCTTCGATAGCACTAGCTTTCTTGAGATTTGTTTAACAGTAgccttttcttctctgtaCCGTGATATTTCATTGTACTTATTAGTTTAGTATACTAAGTCAaggttttttttatttagCAAGGCATTACAGTTAATAAAAACTGGAGAATAAGGTAATAGGGGAAAATGGTTAAAGTTGCTATTATTACATATTCGTTATATGGTCATATTGATTCTTTGGCTGTTAAAGTTAAGGAAGGTGTGGAAAAGGCTGGTGGCCAAGCCGATATCTTTAGAGTGGAAGAGACTTTATCTGAGGAATTGTTAACTACACTTGCCGCACCAGAAAAGCCAGATTATCCAGTGGCCACGTTGCAAACTTTAGAAGAATATGACGCATTCTTGTTCGGTATTCCAACTAGATACGGAAACGTTCCTCAACAATGGTCCACTTTCTGGGATACTACAGGTGGGTTGTGGCAAAAGGGCTCTTTGAATGGTAAACCAGCCGGTATCTTTGTTTCTACTGCTTCGCCAGGTGGTGGACAAGAGACAACGATCAGAAATTCATTGTCTTATTTGGTCCACCACGGTATGATTTTCGTTCCATTGGGTTACAAGAATGCCTTTGCCGAGTTGTCCAATACTGACGAAGTTCATGGTGGTTCTGCTTGGGGTGCAGGTGTCATTGCCGCAGGCGATGGTTCTAGAACTGCTTCTGACTTGGAATTAAAGGTTGCTGAAATTCAGGGTCAAACTTTCTATGAAGTCGCTAAGAAGGTCGCCAGAAAGTCTTCTTCTGGTACCGCTACTGCTGAcgcaaagaagaaaactgCTGCAACCGCTGAAAGAAAGTCTGAGAAGCCTGCCGcagctgaaaagaagaagagcgACTCTTGTTGTACTATTATGTAAAAACACTTAATATCCCTTGCcataaaataaaagaacACAAACTAATCAATAGGTAATAATATAATATAACGACTATTTTTTTGGTCTTTTATAATCTATATATGCCGAAAGGTATGTATCTCTTTTGTCAATCATTCATCGAAGGAAAATCCGAATGAAAATCCCTCCGAAGATTCTTTTGTTAGCTGATTCCATGCCTCTGATTCACGAACATTAGCATTAGATTGTTCCTTTGACAGCTGTTctaattcaattgatttcattttcactAAAAACTCGTCTAGTTTGTCACCGTATTTGGATTTCGATATTAATTCAACGAAAAATTCGTAAATCGGTGGATGTATGTCTTTAGTGTCAAGTACACCGCAGTCTTCGTTGTCAATCTTGTATTTATCGCTGTTCTGTATGAAGCTGTGCAAAGCATCAAGCCTCTCGTTTTGTGATTGATCGTCTCTCTCCTGTGTATCCAAGAAAACTCTCACAGACTCTACGAAATCTTTCAAGTGGAACCCCGAGATTTGCGCAGGCTTgttcttgaagaaattcatcACTTTTGGAACGATTGGTTCAGGTACAAAATTCTCTGTTAATGCAACTGAATCTGTTAAATTTATCACCGAATGCCACCATCCTGAGGGCACGTATATACATTCTCCAGGGAAAGTGACACAGATCTGACACCGTCCCTCTTGTGCCAACTTCACTGCATCGTTATAATATCCCGAGATAATCCACTCTGCTATACCGACAGGCGATgtaacttcttcttcttctttatctgTCATCACACCGGGTGGGTTTTCTCCAGGTGGTAACATTACCCATAGTTTCATGCCGCTCAAGCCTGTATTCCATGCAGAAGTGTGATTCGGATCCTTATGGAAAGTGGATCCGCTTCTTGCTGGACCGGCAATTAGCCATCTGTGATCAGGTCGACATTTGAttcctttttcttggaacaatttgaagaaatcgttATGGTAGATGGAAGGTGGAGCATACTCTTTACTCATCAGCTTTAAGGCAGTGCTATTACAATCGAAAAGGTACAAAGGCGACTCATCTCTATTTTCTCTGAAATAGTAGGAATATAATGAGAGGTCCCATTTCACTGCTTCTTGGCGGAATATTTCATGGGGATATCTCTCGACTAAATCGTCCAACGTCCATCTTGGCCATCTTGGTTTCCCCTCCGAGGTAATACCATCtttgttttgaagaatgaaagGCTTATTGATAAACTCTTCATGGAAAGTTGCCACATCAAATTCTGTCTCTTGCATTCTAGGTACTCCAAACTCTGTGTTCAGACATGTACCTAACTCATACGAACTCGTTTCGAATTCAATCACTTTTTTGAAAAGCTCTGTATAATCGATCTGAGAACATTGATATGGTCTATATAAGGTGTCAGAGAACAGAATATTATGACACTGTATCAATGCTTCTTGGTCTACTTTCAAGATGGTCTTTCTCCACGAGCCCCTCCACCTTGAACATCCAAACGGCGAAATACGCTCTTGCTCTGGACTTTCCGATTCCAACTTCAAGTACTCCTTGGTATAAATCTTTCTCCATAGTTCCTCATCGTAGGTGTACGCGTAAAGGATCCTAGAACTACATCCGAGGTTCTGCAAGTCATTTGGATCATCGATATATGCGAGTATTTCGATTATAAGATCTTCTGGTAGCACTGACAGAGAGCCTAACAGCTTTTTCCTAAGCTTTCTAGTTTCCTGAGGATCTGCACCCTCTAATAAAGAATTCCCGCTAGGTTTTACCCCTAACGGATGCGTTGGGATGCTGGTAAATACAGGAATCCTGTAATTTGGCAcctttttcactttcttgaACTGTCGTGTCGTTGTCATACTGTATGGAAAATTGTCAGCCTTATTGTCAATTTAAAGtgaaacaaaacaaaacaacCAATATCAGACCAAACTGTTAAACTGATGCCAGTTTTCAGGTCCTGCTTAATCCTGTATCGTGTATTCGcacctcatctc
Proteins encoded in this window:
- the YCP4 gene encoding flavodoxin-like fold family protein (similar to uniprot|P25349 Saccharomyces cerevisiae YCR004C YCP4 Protein of unknown function, has sequence and structural similarity to flavodoxins; green fluorescent protein (GFP)-fusion protein localizes to the cytoplasm in a punctate pattern), whose product is MVKVAIITYSLYGHIDSLAVKVKEGVEKAGGQADIFRVEETLSEELLTTLAAPEKPDYPVATLQTLEEYDAFLFGIPTRYGNVPQQWSTFWDTTGGLWQKGSLNGKPAGIFVSTASPGGGQETTIRNSLSYLVHHGMIFVPLGYKNAFAELSNTDEVHGGSAWGAGVIAAGDGSRTASDLELKVAEIQGQTFYEVAKKVARKSSSGTATADAKKKTAATAERKSEKPAAAEKKKSDSCCTIM
- a CDS encoding uncharacterized protein (conserved hypothetical protein); translated protein: MTTTRQFKKVKKVPNYRIPVFTSIPTHPLGVKPSGNSLLEGADPQETRKLRKKLLGSLSVLPEDLIIEILAYIDDPNDLQNLGCSSRILYAYTYDEELWRKIYTKEYLKLESESPEQERISPFGCSRWRGSWRKTILKVDQEALIQCHNILFSDTLYRPYQCSQIDYTELFKKVIEFETSSYELGTCLNTEFGVPRMQETEFDVATFHEEFINKPFILQNKDGITSEGKPRWPRWTLDDLVERYPHEIFRQEAVKWDLSLYSYYFRENRDESPLYLFDCNSTALKLMSKEYAPPSIYHNDFFKLFQEKGIKCRPDHRWLIAGPARSGSTFHKDPNHTSAWNTGLSGMKLWVMLPPGENPPGVMTDKEEEEVTSPVGIAEWIISGYYNDAVKLAQEGRCQICVTFPGECIYVPSGWWHSVINLTDSVALTENFVPEPIVPKVMNFFKNKPAQISGFHLKDFVESVRVFLDTQERDDQSQNERLDALHSFIQNSDKYKIDNEDCGVLDTKDIHPPIYEFFVELISKSKYGDKLDEFLVKMKSIELEQLSKEQSNANVRESEAWNQLTKESSEGFSFGFSFDE